A single genomic interval of Bradyrhizobium sp. sBnM-33 harbors:
- a CDS encoding cation:proton antiporter has protein sequence MHELIRDITLCILFAWGLGLLAHFSRQPLILAYLIAGFVIGPFGMKWVESQESITVISELGLIFMLFMIGLEIDLKKIVRAGKVILFAAGGQLVGGVLLGILFFIGIGLSMGSGHFDALYLCIACALSSTVIIVKVLYEKRELDTLPGRITLGVLVLQDIFAILFLAVQPSLDNLQVSVILLSIARVGVLVATALVLSRYVLPWLFHQIARRPELILLGALAWCFLIGEIAERLHLSREMGSLVAGVSLSTFPYALDVTAKVTTLRDFFITLFFVSLGMTIPIPGASVIGLALAIAAFTVVSRMVTTFTPLYLMKQGLRASLLPAINLAQISEFSLVVIQTGVTARHIGPETSSAASFAFVVLAVLSTFVMGRSDQVTRNLIGPLKRIGLRDLDHKHEADGGHEGGHGEARRIVILGFFRAASALVAEIERLNPAVLEQITVIDFNPLVFRTLTDRGMHVVYGDISNVDTLVHAGVGKAELIILSIPDSLLKGADNEKLVRHVRSLNPTAKIVATAEILANVNDLYKAGADYVTVTRLSDAHELYKVIEAAQAGLLEDKRAETDALLSERREVLP, from the coding sequence ATGCACGAGCTTATTCGCGATATCACCTTATGCATCCTGTTTGCCTGGGGGCTCGGCCTGTTGGCGCATTTTTCGCGGCAGCCGCTGATTTTGGCCTACCTTATCGCCGGGTTCGTCATTGGTCCATTCGGCATGAAGTGGGTCGAGTCCCAGGAGTCGATTACCGTGATCTCCGAACTCGGCCTGATCTTCATGCTGTTCATGATCGGGCTGGAAATCGACCTGAAGAAGATCGTGCGCGCCGGCAAGGTGATTCTGTTTGCCGCGGGCGGGCAATTGGTCGGCGGCGTCCTGCTCGGAATATTGTTCTTTATCGGGATCGGCCTGTCGATGGGCAGCGGGCATTTCGACGCGCTCTATCTCTGCATCGCCTGCGCGCTGTCGAGCACGGTCATCATCGTCAAGGTGCTGTACGAGAAGCGCGAGCTCGACACGCTGCCCGGGCGGATTACGCTCGGCGTGCTGGTGCTGCAGGACATCTTCGCGATCTTGTTCCTGGCGGTGCAGCCGAGCCTCGACAATCTGCAAGTGAGCGTGATCCTGCTGTCGATTGCCCGGGTCGGCGTGCTGGTGGCGACCGCGCTGGTGCTCAGCCGCTATGTGCTGCCGTGGCTGTTCCACCAGATCGCGCGCCGGCCTGAGCTGATCCTGCTCGGTGCCCTGGCCTGGTGCTTCCTGATCGGCGAGATCGCGGAGAGGCTACACCTGTCGCGCGAGATGGGGTCGCTGGTAGCTGGCGTATCGCTGTCGACATTCCCCTATGCGCTCGACGTCACCGCCAAGGTGACAACGCTGCGCGATTTCTTCATCACGCTGTTCTTCGTCTCGCTCGGCATGACCATCCCGATCCCCGGTGCGTCGGTGATCGGGCTGGCGCTCGCGATCGCGGCCTTCACCGTCGTCAGCCGCATGGTGACGACGTTCACGCCGCTTTATCTGATGAAGCAGGGCCTGCGCGCGAGCCTGTTGCCGGCGATCAACCTGGCGCAGATCTCGGAGTTTTCGCTGGTCGTGATCCAGACCGGCGTGACGGCGCGTCACATTGGGCCTGAGACGTCGAGCGCGGCGTCGTTCGCCTTCGTGGTGCTGGCGGTCCTGAGTACCTTCGTCATGGGCCGCAGCGATCAGGTCACGCGAAACCTGATCGGTCCCCTGAAGCGGATCGGGCTCCGCGATCTCGATCACAAGCATGAGGCCGACGGAGGGCACGAGGGCGGGCACGGGGAGGCGCGCCGGATCGTCATTCTCGGGTTCTTCCGCGCCGCCAGCGCGCTGGTTGCCGAGATCGAGCGCCTCAATCCGGCGGTGCTGGAGCAGATCACCGTGATCGACTTCAATCCGCTGGTGTTCCGCACGTTGACGGACCGCGGCATGCACGTGGTCTATGGCGACATCAGCAACGTCGATACGCTGGTGCATGCCGGCGTCGGCAAGGCGGAGCTGATCATCCTCAGCATCCCGGATTCGCTGTTGAAGGGTGCCGACAACGAAAAGCTGGTCCGGCATGTCCGCTCGCTCAATCCGACCGCCAAGATCGTCGCCACCGCGGAGATCCTGGCCAACGTCAACGACCTCTACAAGGCCGGCGCCGACTATGTGACGGTGACCCGGCTCAGCGACGCTCACGAGCTCTACAAGGTGATCGAAGCCGCCCAGGCCGGGCTGCTGGAGGACAAGCGCGCCGAGACCGACGCGCTGCTCAGCGAGCGCCGCGAGGTGCTGCCGTAA
- a CDS encoding FAD-dependent oxidoreductase, with translation MHDRLNPASDKAASDMVKTSVLVVGGGPVGLTLAMDLASRGISVAVIEIRAAGEPPSVKCNHVSSRSMEIYRRLGLAQKLRDAGLPADYPNDCSYRTTATGIELSRILIPCRRDRYTATGGPDTDWPTAEPPHRINQIYMEPVLFAHATSIDGLQILNRTAFEDFSEAQDGIVATVRNLDTGTASQVHADFIVGCDGARSLVRKAIDANLQGTPIIQRVQSTYIRAPALLGLMDRPAWMTLSLNPRRCGTVVAIDGREKWLIHNHLNREDETFESVDRDASIRAILGVGPDFEYEILSKEDWVGRRLVADRFRKGRAFICGDAAHLWMPYAGYGMNAGIADATNLAWLLAAYLQGWADIAILDAYEAERLPITEQVSRFAMEMAGKVLSQRRTVPDEIEQPGPEGDAVRKQVGQAAYDLNVQQYCCAGLNFGYFYDRSPIIAYDGAEHPGFTMADFKPSSTPGCRLPFAKLPDGRPVYDALGPGYTLLRYDPDVAVARLADVMRDNDVPFAVVDVPAGEAQPPGYKLILARTDQHVAWRGDAIPNDPAHLVDKLLGRGSKLGPG, from the coding sequence ATGCATGATCGTCTCAACCCAGCAAGCGACAAGGCGGCAAGTGACATGGTGAAGACCAGCGTTCTCGTGGTCGGCGGCGGTCCGGTTGGTCTCACTTTGGCGATGGACCTCGCATCGCGGGGAATATCCGTCGCTGTCATAGAAATACGCGCCGCCGGCGAGCCGCCGAGCGTGAAATGCAATCACGTCTCGTCACGATCGATGGAGATCTACCGAAGGCTCGGCCTGGCGCAGAAGCTGCGCGATGCCGGCCTGCCGGCCGACTACCCCAACGACTGCTCCTACCGCACCACGGCAACCGGCATCGAGCTCTCGCGTATCCTCATTCCCTGCCGACGCGATCGCTATACCGCCACCGGCGGGCCGGATACCGATTGGCCGACCGCCGAGCCGCCGCATCGCATCAACCAGATCTATATGGAACCCGTGCTGTTCGCCCACGCTACTAGTATTGACGGGCTACAGATTCTGAACCGCACCGCGTTCGAGGATTTCAGCGAAGCCCAGGACGGCATCGTTGCGACTGTCCGCAACCTCGACACCGGGACCGCCTCCCAGGTCCATGCCGACTTCATCGTCGGCTGCGATGGGGCGCGTTCGCTGGTTCGCAAGGCGATCGACGCCAATCTGCAGGGAACGCCGATCATCCAGCGCGTGCAGTCGACCTACATCCGCGCGCCCGCCCTGCTCGGCCTGATGGACCGGCCCGCCTGGATGACGCTGTCGCTCAATCCGCGGCGCTGTGGCACTGTGGTCGCGATCGACGGCCGGGAAAAATGGCTGATTCACAATCACCTCAATCGCGAGGATGAGACCTTCGAATCCGTCGATCGCGACGCCTCGATCCGCGCCATTCTCGGCGTCGGCCCCGATTTCGAGTATGAGATTCTGAGTAAGGAGGACTGGGTCGGCCGCCGCCTTGTCGCCGACCGGTTTCGCAAGGGACGCGCCTTCATCTGCGGCGACGCCGCCCATCTGTGGATGCCCTATGCCGGCTACGGCATGAATGCGGGGATTGCGGACGCGACCAACCTCGCATGGCTGCTCGCCGCCTATCTGCAGGGTTGGGCCGACATTGCCATCCTCGACGCCTATGAAGCCGAGCGCCTTCCCATCACCGAGCAGGTATCCCGCTTTGCGATGGAGATGGCGGGCAAGGTGCTGAGCCAGCGCCGCACCGTTCCCGATGAAATCGAGCAGCCGGGGCCTGAGGGCGACGCCGTCCGCAAGCAGGTCGGGCAAGCGGCCTATGATTTGAACGTGCAGCAATATTGCTGTGCCGGCCTCAACTTTGGGTACTTCTACGACCGCTCCCCGATCATCGCCTATGACGGCGCGGAGCATCCGGGTTTTACCATGGCGGATTTCAAGCCGTCGTCGACGCCGGGGTGCCGGCTTCCGTTCGCGAAGCTGCCGGACGGACGGCCCGTCTATGATGCGTTGGGTCCGGGCTACACACTTTTGCGCTACGATCCGGACGTTGCGGTTGCGCGCTTGGCCGACGTGATGCGCGACAACGACGTACCGTTTGCGGTCGTCGACGTCCCCGCCGGCGAGGCCCAGCCTCCGGGCTACAAACTCATCCTTGCGCGCACCGACCAGCACGTCGCCTGGCGGGGCGACGCGATCCCTAACGATCCCGCGCACCTCGTCGACAAGCTGCTCGGCCGAGGCTCCAAACTCGGTCCGGGTTGA
- a CDS encoding acyl-CoA dehydrogenase, translating to MSVRPQAKDKPAAASFQWDDPFLLDDQLTEDERMIRDTARAYAQDKLLPRVINAYLEEKTDREIFNEMGELGLIGVTLPEEYGCANASYVAYGLVAREIERVDSGYRSMNSVQSSLVMYPIYAYGDENQRKKYLPKLATGEWVGCFGLTEPDAGSDPGGMKTRAEKVSDGYRISGSKMWISNAPIADVFVVWAKSAAHDNQIRGFILEKGMKGLSAPKVGGKLSLRASITGEIVMDGVVVPESALLPNVSGLKGPFGCLNRARYGISWGAMGAAEDCMHRARQYTLDRKQFGRPLAATQLVQKKLADMETEIALGLQASLRVGRLMDEGKMAPEMISIVKRNNCGKALDIARVSRDMHGGNGIQIEYHVMRHTANLETVNTYEGTHDVHALILGRAITGIQAFS from the coding sequence ATGAGCGTGCGCCCTCAAGCCAAGGACAAGCCGGCGGCGGCTTCCTTCCAGTGGGACGATCCGTTCCTGCTCGACGACCAGCTCACCGAAGACGAGCGCATGATCCGCGACACCGCGCGTGCCTATGCGCAGGACAAGCTGTTGCCGCGCGTCATCAACGCCTATCTGGAAGAGAAGACCGACCGCGAGATCTTCAACGAGATGGGCGAGCTCGGCCTGATCGGTGTCACGCTGCCGGAAGAATATGGCTGCGCGAACGCGAGCTACGTCGCCTATGGCCTGGTGGCTCGCGAGATCGAGCGGGTCGATTCCGGCTATCGCTCGATGAACTCGGTGCAGTCGTCGCTGGTGATGTACCCGATCTACGCCTATGGTGACGAGAACCAGCGCAAGAAATACCTGCCGAAGCTTGCCACCGGCGAGTGGGTCGGCTGCTTCGGCCTGACCGAGCCGGATGCCGGCTCCGATCCCGGCGGCATGAAGACCCGTGCCGAGAAGGTGTCGGACGGCTATCGTATCAGCGGCAGCAAGATGTGGATTTCCAACGCCCCGATCGCCGACGTCTTCGTGGTCTGGGCCAAGTCGGCCGCGCATGACAACCAGATCCGCGGCTTCATTCTCGAAAAGGGCATGAAGGGCCTGTCGGCGCCGAAGGTCGGCGGCAAGCTGTCCTTGCGCGCCTCGATCACCGGTGAGATCGTGATGGACGGCGTGGTGGTGCCGGAGAGCGCGTTGCTGCCCAACGTATCAGGCCTGAAGGGACCGTTCGGCTGCCTCAACCGCGCCCGCTACGGCATCTCCTGGGGCGCGATGGGTGCGGCGGAAGACTGCATGCATCGCGCGCGGCAATACACGCTCGACCGCAAGCAGTTTGGCCGGCCGTTAGCGGCAACGCAGCTCGTGCAGAAGAAGCTCGCCGACATGGAGACCGAGATTGCGCTCGGCCTGCAGGCCTCATTGCGCGTCGGCCGCCTGATGGACGAAGGCAAGATGGCGCCGGAGATGATTTCGATCGTCAAGCGCAACAATTGCGGCAAGGCGCTCGACATCGCCCGCGTCTCGCGTGACATGCACGGCGGCAACGGCATCCAGATCGAGTATCATGTGATGCGCCATACCGCGAACCTGGAAACCGTGAACACCTATGAAGGCACCCACGACGTCCACGCCCTGATCCTGGGCCGGGCAATCACGGGGATTCAGGCGTTTTCGTAA
- the ribB gene encoding 3,4-dihydroxy-2-butanone-4-phosphate synthase translates to MGDSIQEVLQAFAKGELVVVTDDDDREGEGDLIVAASLCTAEKMAFIIRHTSGIVCAPVTTDDARRLRLDPMVAHNESNHTTAFTVSIDYKPDGGTGISAEERASCCRALANPNAGANDFARPGHIFPLIARDGGVLLRSGHTEAAVDLCKLSGLPPVGVISELMNDDGTVMKGEQVTKFAATHKLKHVTIADMIAYRQAREKLIERVATFTTDSPIGPLQGYAYRSPFDEIAHAAFVYNGVGDGKNVLTRLHKPNIVKDLFTGQARMQIVLDHFKKAGRGVLVYLRDGAAGVPVEPVGEQKTAEADRHRQWREVGVGAQILRDLGITSIVNLTSSVHDYKGLSGFGIEIVANEKLEI, encoded by the coding sequence ATGGGCGATAGCATCCAGGAAGTTCTGCAAGCCTTTGCCAAAGGCGAACTCGTCGTCGTCACGGACGATGACGATCGCGAGGGCGAGGGCGATCTGATCGTTGCGGCTTCGCTCTGCACCGCGGAGAAGATGGCATTCATTATCCGCCACACCTCCGGCATCGTCTGCGCGCCGGTCACCACCGACGACGCCAGGCGGCTGCGGCTCGATCCGATGGTGGCGCATAACGAGTCCAATCACACCACCGCCTTTACCGTCTCGATCGACTATAAACCCGATGGCGGCACCGGCATTTCGGCGGAGGAGCGCGCCTCCTGCTGCCGCGCGCTGGCCAATCCCAACGCCGGCGCCAATGATTTTGCCCGGCCCGGTCATATCTTTCCGCTGATCGCCCGCGACGGCGGCGTGCTCTTGCGCTCCGGCCATACCGAAGCGGCGGTCGATCTCTGCAAGCTTTCCGGCCTGCCGCCGGTCGGCGTCATCTCTGAGTTGATGAACGACGACGGCACTGTGATGAAGGGCGAGCAGGTGACGAAATTCGCCGCCACCCACAAGCTCAAGCACGTCACAATCGCTGACATGATTGCTTATCGTCAGGCGCGCGAAAAGTTGATCGAGCGGGTCGCGACGTTTACCACCGACAGCCCGATCGGTCCGCTGCAGGGCTATGCGTATCGCTCGCCATTCGACGAGATCGCGCATGCTGCCTTCGTCTATAACGGCGTCGGCGACGGCAAGAACGTGCTGACGCGCTTGCACAAGCCCAACATCGTCAAGGACCTCTTCACCGGCCAGGCGCGGATGCAGATCGTGCTGGACCATTTCAAGAAGGCCGGCCGCGGCGTGCTGGTTTACTTGCGCGACGGAGCGGCCGGAGTTCCCGTCGAGCCGGTCGGCGAACAGAAAACGGCAGAGGCCGATAGGCACCGGCAATGGCGTGAAGTCGGCGTTGGTGCCCAGATCCTGCGCGATCTCGGCATCACCTCGATCGTCAATCTCACCTCGTCGGTGCACGACTACAAGGGGCTATCCGGTTTCGGCATCGAGATCGTCGCCAACGAAAAGTTGGAAATATAG
- a CDS encoding Bug family tripartite tricarboxylate transporter substrate binding protein, which produces MFPSIREGMIRALVVVLLLLLSAIEAANAYPDQPIKIIVTFPPGGSADIVIRALQPLLSETLRQPVVIENRAGAGGNIGIGAVAQAAPDGYTLGVAAAGVLTVNPHLNRAAMAFDPIKDLAPVTLLAEIPFVLVSSQQSAIASVADLIAKAKAQTAGLSIGHGGNGTAMHLTSALFNQKAGVGIQLIAYRGTAPATTDVLAGHVPLAVLDIPASKQLIHDGKLKALGVSAAKRVVFLPDVPTLAEQGLSGFEAVGWFGIVAPAGTPPDIVKTLNAAFAKALSDPAAIEKIRVLGAEPAPTSPEAFAKFIQSESVKWGKLIAEAGIKAE; this is translated from the coding sequence ATGTTTCCGTCGATCCGGGAAGGCATGATCCGCGCCCTTGTTGTTGTTTTGTTGCTATTGTTGTCGGCGATTGAAGCAGCAAACGCATATCCTGATCAACCCATCAAGATCATCGTGACGTTTCCGCCCGGCGGCAGTGCCGATATCGTGATCCGCGCCCTGCAGCCGCTGCTTTCGGAAACGCTGCGTCAGCCCGTTGTCATCGAGAACAGGGCGGGCGCGGGCGGCAATATCGGGATCGGCGCGGTGGCGCAGGCGGCGCCTGATGGCTATACGCTCGGCGTGGCCGCAGCCGGCGTGCTGACCGTCAATCCGCATCTCAACCGGGCGGCGATGGCATTCGATCCGATCAAGGATCTGGCGCCGGTCACCTTGCTGGCGGAAATCCCGTTCGTGCTGGTGTCTTCGCAACAATCGGCTATTGCCTCGGTCGCCGATCTCATTGCCAAGGCCAAGGCTCAAACGGCGGGTCTGTCGATCGGCCATGGCGGCAACGGAACGGCGATGCACCTGACCTCGGCCTTGTTCAACCAGAAGGCCGGTGTCGGAATTCAGTTGATCGCCTATCGCGGCACCGCGCCGGCGACGACGGATGTTCTTGCCGGCCATGTCCCGCTGGCCGTGCTGGATATCCCTGCATCAAAGCAATTGATCCACGATGGCAAGTTGAAGGCGCTCGGAGTCTCTGCCGCGAAACGCGTGGTCTTCCTGCCTGATGTTCCCACGCTGGCGGAGCAGGGCCTCTCCGGATTCGAAGCCGTCGGCTGGTTTGGCATCGTCGCGCCCGCCGGCACGCCGCCCGATATCGTCAAAACGCTGAATGCCGCCTTCGCGAAGGCGTTGAGCGATCCCGCGGCGATCGAGAAAATCCGCGTTCTCGGCGCCGAACCCGCGCCCACCTCGCCCGAGGCTTTTGCAAAATTCATCCAGAGCGAAAGCGTGAAATGGGGCAAGCTGATCGCCGAGGCCGGGATCAAGGCTGAATAG
- a CDS encoding PLP-dependent aminotransferase family protein yields MSTASFDFAPLLPAGLPAPAARWTGLARYSFVGGNNDPEQVPVDDLVDAVNTVLRREGKTLATYGLASGPQGYRPLREFLSAKLKRDAGIACIADDIMIVSGSLQALDLVNQSLLARGDTVLVEQETYQGALTRLTRLGIKAIGIPLDDQGMRMDALAAALADHKSRGITPKYIYTIPTVQNPTGSILPETRRAEMLKLSQQYGVPIFEDDCYADLIWSGQRPPAIYAMSKHGGVIHIGSFSKSIAPALRVGFIVAPWEMMSRMLALKTDAGSGALEQMVLAEYCVPHFSTHVPRLTRGLRAKLDTLMEALNEQFGTSAEFEEPEGGIFLWVKLPDNVDTLKLYQAALPAGVAINPGPEWSTDKAYAGSRLRLCFASPSHEQIREGVAVLAEVCRKEFGVPARIANVEKRARS; encoded by the coding sequence ATGTCTACCGCTTCTTTCGATTTCGCGCCCTTGCTGCCCGCCGGATTGCCGGCGCCGGCAGCGCGGTGGACCGGGCTTGCCAGATACAGTTTTGTCGGCGGCAATAATGATCCCGAGCAGGTTCCGGTCGATGACTTGGTCGACGCCGTCAATACCGTGCTCCGGCGCGAGGGCAAGACGCTCGCAACATACGGCCTCGCCAGCGGCCCGCAGGGCTATCGCCCCTTGCGCGAATTCCTCAGCGCGAAACTCAAGCGCGACGCCGGCATCGCCTGCATTGCCGATGATATCATGATCGTCTCCGGTTCGCTGCAGGCGCTCGACCTGGTCAACCAGTCGCTGCTCGCGCGCGGCGACACCGTGCTGGTCGAGCAGGAAACCTATCAAGGCGCGCTGACCCGGCTGACGCGGCTCGGTATCAAGGCGATCGGCATCCCCCTCGACGACCAGGGCATGCGGATGGATGCGCTGGCGGCAGCCCTTGCCGACCACAAAAGCCGCGGCATCACGCCGAAATATATCTACACCATCCCGACCGTGCAGAATCCGACCGGCAGCATCCTTCCGGAGACGCGGCGCGCCGAGATGCTGAAGCTGTCGCAGCAATATGGCGTGCCGATTTTCGAGGACGATTGCTACGCCGATCTGATCTGGAGCGGCCAGCGGCCGCCCGCGATCTATGCCATGAGCAAGCACGGCGGCGTCATCCATATCGGCTCGTTCTCGAAGTCGATCGCGCCGGCGCTGCGGGTCGGCTTCATCGTGGCACCCTGGGAGATGATGTCGCGGATGCTGGCGCTGAAGACCGACGCCGGAAGCGGCGCGCTGGAGCAGATGGTGCTGGCCGAGTATTGCGTGCCGCATTTTTCGACCCACGTGCCGAGGCTGACGCGCGGCCTGCGGGCCAAGCTCGACACGCTGATGGAAGCGCTGAACGAGCAGTTCGGCACGTCGGCCGAGTTCGAGGAGCCTGAGGGCGGCATCTTCCTGTGGGTGAAACTGCCCGACAATGTCGACACGCTGAAACTCTATCAGGCCGCGCTTCCTGCGGGCGTCGCCATCAACCCCGGACCGGAATGGTCGACCGACAAGGCCTATGCCGGCAGCCGGCTGCGGTTGTGCTTCGCAAGTCCCTCGCATGAACAGATCCGCGAAGGCGTCGCCGTGCTCGCCGAGGTCTGCCGCAAGGAGTTTGGGGTGCCGGCACGGATTGCTAATGTGGAGAAGCGGGCGCGGAGCTGA
- a CDS encoding MBL fold metallo-hydrolase, whose product MADNDDIPFNRDFPLLPGVVDEPRPGVRRVLCDNPSPFTFTGTVSYIVGKSKVAIIDPGPDDEAHAKALLDAVRGETVTHILVTHTHRDHSPNTARIKAATGAPVYAEGPHRASRPRFESEKHNPESGADRDFRPDIEVKNADVIEGQGWALEAVATPGHTANHLAFAWPERKINFVGDHVMGWSTSIVAPPDGSMSDYMASLARLEAREEDLYFSGHGPEIPEGPRYVRFLTRHRQAREASILHRLAKGETDIPTMVRAIYIGIDPRLTNAAGYSVLAHLEDLVARGIVATDGDPVIGGTYRMA is encoded by the coding sequence ATGGCCGACAACGACGACATCCCGTTCAACCGCGATTTCCCGCTTTTGCCCGGCGTCGTCGATGAGCCGCGGCCCGGCGTGCGGCGGGTCCTCTGCGACAATCCGAGCCCGTTCACCTTCACCGGCACAGTCAGCTACATCGTAGGCAAAAGCAAGGTCGCGATCATCGATCCCGGTCCCGATGATGAAGCGCATGCCAAGGCGTTGCTCGACGCCGTGCGCGGCGAGACAGTGACGCATATTCTCGTCACCCACACCCACCGCGACCATTCGCCGAACACCGCACGGATCAAGGCGGCCACCGGCGCGCCCGTCTATGCCGAGGGGCCGCACCGCGCCTCGCGGCCGCGCTTCGAGAGCGAAAAGCACAATCCGGAATCCGGCGCCGATCGCGATTTCCGGCCCGACATCGAGGTCAAGAATGCCGACGTCATTGAAGGGCAGGGCTGGGCGCTGGAGGCGGTCGCAACCCCCGGCCACACAGCCAATCACCTGGCGTTCGCGTGGCCCGAGCGAAAGATCAATTTCGTCGGCGACCACGTGATGGGCTGGTCGACGTCGATCGTCGCGCCCCCGGACGGATCGATGAGCGACTACATGGCCTCGCTGGCGCGGCTGGAAGCGCGCGAGGAGGATCTGTATTTCTCAGGGCACGGGCCGGAAATTCCGGAAGGGCCGCGTTACGTCCGTTTCCTGACCCGGCACCGCCAGGCCCGCGAGGCCTCGATCCTGCATCGGCTTGCCAAGGGCGAGACCGACATCCCGACCATGGTCCGCGCGATCTATATCGGCATCGACCCGCGGCTGACCAATGCCGCCGGCTATTCCGTGCTGGCGCATCTGGAAGACCTGGTCGCCCGCGGGATCGTGGCGACCGATGGCGATCCGGTGATCGGCGGGACTTATCGGATGGCTTGA
- a CDS encoding DUF3124 domain-containing protein: MVPDFPLLQPRGPGARVKQAMCHSHRMGAFLAILAALSIPYAPTASARTAGGIEQNFANSRPLIPERIAYFDTSGKIAESYLKSPVALKPFVTVQAFVAANEVRGGTGANFVIDWAATGEIAELTIEKLMVGVGAGHYVFISHADQDRRQEPG, from the coding sequence ATGGTTCCGGACTTCCCCCTTCTGCAACCTAGAGGCCCCGGCGCAAGGGTCAAACAAGCAATGTGTCACAGCCATAGAATGGGGGCTTTTCTCGCGATTCTGGCCGCGTTGTCGATCCCGTACGCCCCCACCGCCAGCGCCCGGACCGCGGGCGGAATCGAACAGAATTTCGCAAACTCCCGCCCCCTGATCCCCGAGCGGATCGCCTATTTCGACACATCAGGCAAGATCGCGGAGAGCTACCTCAAGTCCCCGGTTGCGCTAAAACCCTTCGTGACTGTCCAGGCCTTCGTCGCTGCAAATGAGGTGCGCGGCGGAACGGGAGCCAATTTCGTGATCGACTGGGCGGCCACGGGCGAGATCGCCGAGCTCACGATCGAGAAGCTGATGGTCGGCGTCGGCGCCGGACATTATGTCTTCATCAGCCATGCCGATCAGGATCGTCGGCAAGAACCAGGCTGA
- a CDS encoding DMT family transporter yields MGIALVVAAAIAWSTAPFFTRLLPYDSWTILFWRGLFGGGLIVVLMVLLQGRAGLRDLTRIDKNGWLVASFSTLAMIAFIPSLQLTDVSNVAIIIATGPFLAAALAWIWLREIPQPRTMLASIVALCGVMIIVGNARAGSDILGIALACFMALAIAAMTVMVRRHKNTSMVAAAAMSNILGSAISIPFAHGIAAITGFDLFILAMFGCFQVALGLTLFFLGSRLLPSGQAALISTLETPLMPFWIWVGFGEVPTLRVLAGGALVMGAVIADIVGDSRAQRLSK; encoded by the coding sequence TTGGGCATCGCCCTCGTGGTCGCCGCCGCCATCGCCTGGAGCACGGCGCCATTCTTCACGCGGCTGCTTCCCTATGATTCCTGGACCATCCTGTTTTGGCGCGGATTGTTCGGCGGCGGCCTGATCGTGGTCTTGATGGTGCTGTTGCAAGGTCGTGCCGGCCTGCGGGACCTGACCAGGATTGACAAGAACGGCTGGCTTGTCGCGTCGTTTTCGACATTGGCGATGATCGCCTTCATCCCTTCCCTACAGCTCACGGATGTATCGAACGTAGCCATCATCATTGCGACAGGCCCCTTCCTCGCAGCTGCGCTTGCCTGGATATGGCTGCGGGAAATCCCCCAACCGCGAACCATGCTGGCGAGCATCGTGGCGCTCTGCGGCGTCATGATCATCGTCGGTAACGCACGCGCCGGTTCCGACATCCTCGGTATCGCCCTCGCCTGCTTCATGGCGCTTGCGATCGCTGCGATGACAGTCATGGTACGGCGGCACAAGAATACATCGATGGTCGCCGCTGCAGCGATGTCGAACATCCTGGGCAGCGCTATCAGCATTCCCTTCGCCCACGGAATAGCTGCGATAACCGGGTTCGACCTGTTCATCCTTGCGATGTTCGGATGCTTTCAGGTCGCCCTGGGCCTCACACTGTTTTTCCTCGGCTCGCGCCTGCTGCCATCCGGTCAGGCGGCCCTGATCTCGACGCTGGAGACGCCGCTGATGCCGTTCTGGATATGGGTGGGATTCGGCGAGGTGCCCACACTCCGGGTCCTCGCCGGCGGCGCCCTGGTGATGGGCGCAGTCATTGCCGACATCGTCGGCGATAGCCGCGCGCAGCGGCTATCAAAGTGA